Below is a window of Streptomyces qaidamensis DNA.
CCGGATCCTGCGGACGGCGGCGACGGACCCGGGTCGCCTCGTGGCCCGAACGGACGTCCTCACCGAGGAAGAACGCGGACGCGCCCTCACCGACTGGGGCCGGGGCGCGCCCCCGGTCCGCGCCGGGTGGCAGCCCGCCCCCACGCTGCCCGGACTCTTCGCCGTCCAGGCGGCCAGGACCCCCGAACGGGTGGCCGTCGAGGAGGGGAGCACCCGCCTCACCTACCGGGAACTGGACGCGCGCGCCGCAGCGCTGGCCCGCGAGCTCCTCGCGTGCGGCGCGGGCCCGGAGCGCCGGGTGGCCGTCGCGATGGACCGCTCGGCGGACCTCGTGGTGGCGCTCCTCGCCGTGGTGCGGACCGGCGCCTGCTATGTGCCGCTCGACCCGCGCTGGCCCGAGCGACGGCGACGTTTCGTCCTGGCCGACACCGGCGCGAGCGTCCTGCTCACCGAGGCGCGGTCACCGCGCGCCCTCGGCCCTGCCAGCGCACGCCGCCACGCCACGGTCGCCCACCCGGACGCCCTCGCGTACGTGATCTACACCTCGGGCTCGACCGGAGTGCCCAAGGGCGTCGCCGTCACGCACCGGGACGTGATCGCCCTCGCGGCCGACACCAGGCTGAGCTCCGGCGCGCACCAGCGGGTCCTGCTGCACTCCTCCCACGCCTTCGACGCGTCCACCTACGAGATGTGGGTGCCGCTCCTCAACGGCGGCCGGATCGTCGTGGCACCGCCGGGTCCGCTGACCGCGGCCCGCGTCGAGGAGTTGGTCGCCGGGCACGTCCTGACGGGCATGTTCCTGACGATCGGACTGCTGCGGGTCCTCGCCGAGGAGGCGGCGGGCTGTTTCGCGGGGCTTCGGGAGGTGTGGACGGGCGGCGAGCGGGTGCCGCCCGAGCCACTGCGCGCCGTCCTGGGCGCGTGCCCGGGCACCACCGTCGTCGCCGTGTACGGGCCGACCGAGACGACGACCTTCGCCACCTGCCGGACGTTCGCCCCTGGTGACCATGTCCAGGACGCGGTGCCGATCGGCCGCCCGCTGGACGGCACACGCGTCTACGTCCTGGACGGCTCCCTCGGCCTCGTGCCGCCCGGCACGGTGGGGGAGGTGTACCTGGCGGGCGCGGGCGTCGCGCGCGGCTACGCCCAGCGCCCCGGCCTGAGCGCCGAGCGTTTCGTGGCGGACCCGTTCGCGGCGACGTATGGGTTGTCCGGTGAGCGCATGTACCGCACCGGCGACCTGGCCCGCTGGACGCCCGACGGGCAGCTGGAGTTCGCGGGGCGCGCCGACGACCAGGTGAAGGTGCGCGGCTTCCGCATCGAGCCGGGCGAGGTCGAGGCGGCACTCGGCGAGCAGGAACGCATCGGGCACGCGGCGGTCGTGGCCCGCGAGGACCGGCCCGGCGACCGGCGACTCGTTGCGTACGTGGTGCCGGCCCGCGGAGTCGCACCCGCCGAGATCGACCCCGCGCAGGTGACCGAGGCGGCGGCCGAACGCCTCCCGGGCCATCTGGTGCCCTCGGCCGTCGTCGTCCTCGACGCCCTGCCGCTGACGGCCAACGGCAAGCTCGACAACGCGGCCCTCCCGGCCCCCGGGCGGACCACGGCGGCCGGCGGCCGCGCGCCGCGCTCGGAGCGTGAGCGCGCCCTGTGCGCCCTGTTCGCCGAGGTGCTCGCGCTGCCCGAGGTCACCATCGACGACAGCTTCTTCGCGCTCGGCGGCGACAGCCTGACCAGCCTGCGCCTGGCGGGCCGGGTCCGTTCCGTCCTGGGCGTGGACCTGGACCTCCCGCTCCTGTTCCGGCACCCGACGGTGGCAGCCCTGGAGCCGCGGCTGAAACAGCCCGCCGCGGCCGCGACGCAGCGTCCCGCTCTGCGAAGGATGCGCTGACCGCGCGGACACAGCACGTGGCGCCGTACCCCGCACCCGCCCCAGAGGAGAACCCTGAGTGATCCCCCTATCGTTCGCACAGCGGAGTCTGTGGCTCACCGGGCAGCTGGAGGGCCGCTCGGCCTCGTACAACATCCCGCTCGCCCTGCGCCTGAGCGGGGTACTGGACCGGGCGGCTCTGGCGGCGGCGCTGCGGGACCTGGTCGAGCGGCACGAGAGTCTGCGGACGGTGGTCGGGCGGCACGAAGGCGAGCCCTGCCAGCTGATCCTCGACGCCGACGACGTGGGCGAGCTCCTGACGGACGCGACACCGACCACCACGGGCGCCCGTGGCGAGACCGAACCCGCCGTGCTCCTGGACGAGTTCGCCACGTACGAGTTCGATCTCACGAAACAGGCACCGCTCCGGGCCTGGCTGTGCGAAACCGGCCCCGACGAGCATCTCCTCGCCCTGGTGGTGCACCACATCGCGGCCGACGGCTGGTCGATGGGCGTTCTCCTGCGCGACCTCGGCCAGGCCTACGCGGCACGACGCGAGGGGCGGGCCCCCGACTGGGAGGCGCTGCCCGTGCAGTACGCGGACTACACCCTGTGGCAGCGCCAACTGCTCGGCGACGAGGGCGACTCGCACAGTCTCGCCGCACGTCAGCTGGCCTTCTGGCGGGACCGGCTGGCGGGCCTTCCGGAAGAACTGGCCCTGCCCACGGACCGGGCCCGGCCACCGGTCGCGAGCCGGCGGGGCGGCACGGTCCCGCTGGAACTCGGCCCGGAGCTGCACGGCCGCCTCACCCGGCTCGCCCACGAGCTGGGCGCGAGCCTGTTCATGGTGGTGCGTGCCGGGCTGGTGGCCCTGCTGTCCCGGCTCGGCGCGGGCGACGACATCGCCATCGGCACACCGGTGGCGGGCCGCACCGACGACGCCCTGAGCGATCTGGTGGGTTGCTTCGTCAACACCCTCGTGCTGCGCACCGACGCCGGCGGCGATCCGACGTTCACGGACCTCGTGGAGCGTGTACGGGACGCGGATCTGGCGGCGCTCGCACACCAGGACCTCCCGTTCGAGCGGCTCGTGGAGTCCCTGAACCCGACGCGCTCGCCGGCTCACCACCCGCTGTTCCAGGTGATGCTCGCCTTCCAGAAGTTCACCGACGCCGCCCCCCGACTCCCCGGCCTGCAGGTCGATGTGCTGCCGCTCGGCACTCCCGCCGCTCACTTCGACCTCTCCTTCGACCTCACCGAGCGGCACGACGCCGACGGCCGGGCGGCCGGCATCACCGGCACCCTCGGCCATGCCACCGACCTGTACACCGAGGACACCGCCCGTCGCATCGCCGAGCGTCTCGTCCGCCTCCTGACCGCCGCCGCCGGCGACCCGCGGCGGCCGGTCACCGCCCTGGACCTCCTCGCCCCGGCCGAGCGCGCACTCCTCCTGGCGGAAGGCGACGGCACCCACGGCCCGGCCGCCCGGCCGGACACGGTGACACGGCTGATCGCGGCGCGCGTGGCGCGGCACCCCGACGCGACGGCGCTCGTCTTCGGGGACACCGAACTCACCTACCGCGGCCTCGACACCCTCTCCGACCGTCTCGCCCAGCGCCTGTGCGCCCGGGGCGCGGGCCCCGAACGCCTGGTCGCGGTGGCCATGGACCGCTCCGCCGACCTCGTCGTGACGCTCCTCGCGGTCCTCAAGACCGGTGCGGGATACGTCCCGCTCGAACGCGACACACCCCCGGCACGGACCCGTCTCGTCCTCGACGACACGCGCCCGGTCCTCCTGCTCACTGACGGCACCGCCGAACTCTTACCGGACATCGGCATCCCGGTCCTCGACGTCACCGCGGGCCACGACGCGACGACCCTCCACGACGAGGGCAATACGCACCGGACGCCACCGCCCGCCCTCATCCATCCCGACAGCACTCTGTACGTGATGTACACGTCCGGGTCGACGGGCCGTCCGAAGGGCGTCGTGACCCCGCATGCGGCCGTGGCGGCGTTCGCGGCCCACCGGCCGTGGCTGCGCGACGGCGCCCAGGACGGAGTGCTCTTCCATGCCAACCACGCCTTCGACGCGTCGACCTACGAAGTGTGGGCCACGCTCG
It encodes the following:
- a CDS encoding non-ribosomal peptide synthetase; this encodes MSADIEDILPLTPLQEGLLYHAQHGTAGPAGTVDGYGVQLTLRLAGTVDHGLLRAACRALLRRHANLRAGFLHQELDRPVQVVASDVDTPWQERDLRETGRDTDAPRAREAAADRLLAEERDRGFDLSRPPLLRFTLLQLADEEHLFTLTYHHILLDGWSVPVLVRELLTLYAHRGDPAQLPKLRPYRDYLVWLTERDQDATRAAWAPVLAGLEGPTCLSTAARAGQDRPVARADRPAQAPAHLTTDLSERLTRELRACAAAHGITLSTLVQGAWGVLLHKLTGRDDVVFGSVVAVRPPELPGVADMVGLLINTVPVRVRTAPGDSLAAVCARLHAQQAQLIDHQHIGLAELQRLTGTGELFDTVVVHESYPVDLAPADPDVPGPRITGTRDRGGTHYPLALITHPGDRLRLRLEHRTDLIDAVTASGLLDRLVRILRTAATDPGRLVARTDVLTEEERGRALTDWGRGAPPVRAGWQPAPTLPGLFAVQAARTPERVAVEEGSTRLTYRELDARAAALARELLACGAGPERRVAVAMDRSADLVVALLAVVRTGACYVPLDPRWPERRRRFVLADTGASVLLTEARSPRALGPASARRHATVAHPDALAYVIYTSGSTGVPKGVAVTHRDVIALAADTRLSSGAHQRVLLHSSHAFDASTYEMWVPLLNGGRIVVAPPGPLTAARVEELVAGHVLTGMFLTIGLLRVLAEEAAGCFAGLREVWTGGERVPPEPLRAVLGACPGTTVVAVYGPTETTTFATCRTFAPGDHVQDAVPIGRPLDGTRVYVLDGSLGLVPPGTVGEVYLAGAGVARGYAQRPGLSAERFVADPFAATYGLSGERMYRTGDLARWTPDGQLEFAGRADDQVKVRGFRIEPGEVEAALGEQERIGHAAVVAREDRPGDRRLVAYVVPARGVAPAEIDPAQVTEAAAERLPGHLVPSAVVVLDALPLTANGKLDNAALPAPGRTTAAGGRAPRSERERALCALFAEVLALPEVTIDDSFFALGGDSLTSLRLAGRVRSVLGVDLDLPLLFRHPTVAALEPRLKQPAAAATQRPALRRMR